The uncultured Trichococcus sp. DNA segment GAGGAACCAGCAAATATTGGGATAGCGTTGCTGCGCCACGCGGGCAGCGTTATCCCTGGAAAATAAACAAGGAAATCGGAAAAGGGGGAACAAGAATGAAGAAAGAAACAAATCGTTGGGTGGTCCTGATCAGCTCGATGGGGATCTTGTTGTGCACCGGTATCGTCTATACCTTCAGCGTTTTTGCGGGTCCGTTGGCTGAGTTGCGGGGATGGCGGTTCCGGACATCATGATGGCGTTCGCGATCAATTCCGCAGTGGGGCCGATCCCGATGATCTTCGGCGGCTATTTTACGGACCGCGGCTGGGCGAAATGGATCGCCCGCATCGGTGTCGTGCTTTTCGGCATCAGTTTCGCTTTCACCGGACAAGCGACGAGCATCTTCCAGCTTTACCTGATCTACGGTATTTTCGGCGGGTTTGCGCAGAACTTTGCTTATTCGGCCTGCCTCAGCAACACGATCCGCTTTTTCCCGGGCTGGTCATGGATAATTTCGGTCCGGCAAACCAGGGCGTAAACTACGGCATCGTCTTCATCGGCTTTTCGAGCGCAGCTTTCGTCGCGCCGAAAGTGACCGCGTCATTGGCGGCAGCCAACAACGGCGACTTCACGAAAGCCTTCTATGTTGCGATCGCTGTTGTCCTGCTCGGACTGGGCTTGAGCCTCATCTATGCGAAAAGAAAAACAGCAGCCCACAAGCTGCGTGCTGAAATTGCTCAGTAGACATTTCATTCAATAGAGCCCGCGTTTTGGAGACTTGCGCTCCTCAACGCGGGCTATTTTTTTGGATGGGGATGGCTGCAGCAAAAAAAATTACCCGTCAGGCGTCTCATCAACAAGCCCGTATAGTTAGCGATCTGAGCAGAGGAGGCTTATAATCAAGATATAAATGAACCTGTCCCCGCGATTATCTGCAGAAAGCAACCAAACCATAATGGACTTCACCGTCAGCCCCAATGTGCTTATTCAGGAGGAGGGAATGTCATGAAAATCAGAACGATGCTGTGGGCCTTCTTTGCCTTGATTTTGTTGATGGGCTGTGCCGACACAACGCAATCGGGTCAGGATGCAGCAAAAAGCAGCCAAGAGAGCACCATCGAAACAGCCAGCAAACCGGAAACCGAATCAGAGGATGCGACTGCGGAAGCGGATGCCGTGCTGACATTTGCGGATGCAGACATGGAACTTTATGTGCGCAAATTGATCGGAAAAGAAGACGGCGACCTGACTGTGGGCGATGCCGATTCGGTCGATGCCCTTTATTTGGGCAATAAAGCTATCAGCAGCCTCAGCGGAATCGAACATTTCCAGAATCTGCGGATACTCCATCTGAATGATACGCAGATCAACGAAATCAGCGCGTTGACCGGATTGACGCAACTGGAGTATCTGGACATCAGCCGCACCAAGGTCGAGGATACAACGGCTTTGCAGCATTTGAAGAAACTCAAAACCCTTTACCTCAACAACAACCATTTGGAGGACATCAAAGGATTGGCCGGTCTGAAGCAGCTTGAGGTGCTCCATTTGAACGATACTGCTGTCAGCGACATTGGACCGTTGACCGATTTGACCAGCCTGCAATCGTTGAAGCTGCGCAATACCGAAGTTGAAAATATCGGCGCCTTGGCTGGCTTGCATCAGTTGCGGTTTCTGAGCCTAGGCAACACCCCGGTCAACGATATTACCGCTCTGTCAGGCTTGACGCAACTGACTATCCTGGAACTGGACAACACCGCCATCCGTGACATTGAAGCTGCAGAAGCTTTGACGCAACTGCTGACGCTGGACTTGAGCGGGACTGCGGTATCCGACATCAGCGCCTTGGCGGGTCCGGAAAACCTGTTGACGCTGGATCTGAGCGGCGCAGAAATAAGCGACATTTCAGCATTGGCAGGGCATACGCAGCTGACGCGTTTGGATCTGAACGACACAAAAGTCGGGGATATCAGCAGTCTGACTGAATTGACCGGTCTGACGCACCTCGAAATCAGCGGAGCGCAAGTGGCTGACATCGCTGCTTTGGCAAAGCTGACGGAATTGGTCTACCTCGATCTGGCCTTGAATCGGATCGCTAGCATCGACAGTTTGGCCAATCTGATCAAAATCAGACACCTGAATCTGGCAGGCAACCAGATTCGCGATGCTGCCCCGTTGGCGAATTTGGCGGAGCTGTGGTACCTCGATGTGAGAAATAACCCAATCAACGATACCGCACCGTTAGCGGGCTTAACCAATTTGGGGAAACTGCATATCAGCAAAGCCGGCCTCAACGCTGAGGAACAATCCATGCTGCAGAGCGCTCTGTCCGGCTGCGACATCAGTTGGTATGAAGAATGAGCCTCCCGGAACAGGACAGCAATGAAAACTGAAGGAACTTCCGACAATTCAGGTGAGTTGCCGGAGGTTCTTTCTTGCTGCAGTGTTATTTCCGGGTAAATCCTGGTCGGGTTCCGAAGGGATGCGAAGCGGCTTTACTAACTGGACTGATTCATCTAAAATATAGTAAACACCAACAATTATTTTATAGTTGGCTTTCAAGGAAGAGGAGAAAAATAATGCGATCAGATAAGCGAAATCAGAAGGGCTTAAAAATAGTTGTCAGTATCCTTGCGATTCTGGTAATCGGTATCCTTGGGTATGTCTATTCGATCTATGCAAATGTAAAAAATACGATGGATACAGCCTACACACCGGTTGAAGTCGAGACTTTCCGGACGACGAATACCGGGACAGTGTATGATTCCTCGGATGCGGAAGGCGAAAGCAGAGCGGATGCCGGGGTGTTGACGCCGTCGGAATTGTTGCAGGCAGGCGAGCCGGTTTCCATCCTATTATTGGGCGTCGACACCGGTGACTTGGGACGCACGGAACAGGGCCGTTCCGATTCGATGGTGGTCGTCACGATCAACCCGCACACTCAAAAGACGACACTTTTGAGCATCCCGCGCGATACCTACACTGAAATCGTCGGCTACGGCACTTCGGACAAAATCAACCATGCTTATGCGTTCGGCGGCACTGCGATGTCGATCAACACTGTGCAGCAGATGCTCGACATCCCTGTCGATTTCTACGTGATGGTCAACATGGCGGGCATCCAGGAAATCGTCGATGCGGTCGGCGGCATCACCGTCGAGAGTCCGCTTGCCTTCAACCAGAACGGCCATGATTTCGTCGTCGGCACCAATCAACTGGATGGCGAAGCCGCGTTGGCGTTCGCCCGCATGCGCTATGAGGATCCGGCCGGCGACACCGGTCGTCAAGGCAGACAACGTCTCGTCATTGAAGGTGTTATCCGCAAACTGGCATCACCGGAAACGCTGTTGAATTACCAGTCGATCCTGGAATCCCTTTCAGCCAATATGCAGACGAGTTTCCAACTGTCCGATTTCTACACGCTCCAAAGCCAAGATTACCTCGGCGCAGTCGCTAACATCGCACAACAGCAACTTGGCGGAACCGGCGGGATGATGAACGAAATCTACTACAATTTTGTGGACGAAACCGAATTGACGCGCGTCCAGAACCTCCTGCAGGCAGAACTCGAACTCGAATAAACGCACAAGGCACCTCTTAAAGGAGGGACCAACATGAATAAGAAGAATCATAGGAGGAGAATGCTGCTGGCCGCGGGATTGATCGGGCTGTGCAGCTATCCTGTGGCGACGCTGAGCGGACGCCTCCTTGCCGAGTCCGGATCGGCCGACCGACCCGTAGCCGCGGCACAAAACAGCAGCTCTCAAACCCAAGCGACGGAAAATCAAGTCAGCATCACCCTTTTCCCCAAAAAAGCGGGCGATCAGGATGATACGGAACGGATCCAACGGGCTGTCGATTACTGCATCGAAAACGGCAAGGACCTCTTTTTCCCGAGCGGCACGACCTATACGATCCGCTCGGTGGATGTCGAGGCCGGTCTGCGGTTGGTCGGATACGGCGCAATGTTCAAGTTGGCCGAGCGCCAACCCAAATTTACGCGCATGTTCACGACCCAGAACCGCCTGTGGGAGTCCGCCGAAGATTCGGACTACCTGATTTTCGAGGGCATTACCTTCGATGGGAACTGCTGGGAACAGGGGGCATTTCTGAATTACGAAAAGGAACAGCAATTCGCGATCCTTTTTTCCGGCTCGACCGAAAAAGCGGGTATGCTGCGCGGAAAAGTGATCGCCTGCAGGTTCCAGAATTGGTGCGGTGACGGCGTGCACGTCTACACGAATGCGGAAGTGGCAGTGAGCGACAGCACATCATACAATTGCTTCCGCGGCGGCGTGGTCGCAAGCGGTAGCCCATCCATAATCAAAATCACTGATTTTACAGCGGAAAAGAGCCAATTCGGGAAGGCAATCGACATCGAAATCGACACTGAACCCCATGACAAAACGGAGCTGACGATCGAGCGGCTGACTGCCTACGAAAGTGTCGACATCGGTACGCAGGAGGGGTCCGTCGTGAGGATGACCGATTCGACAGTCAGCGGCGGTACGACCCAAATCTACGGTTTCAAAAACAAAGTCACAATCGAGCGCTCGACGCTCGGGAATGTGGAAGTGATGAACGCTACCGACTGTACCTTCAACGAGGTTACTTTCGCGGTGACCCCGAGTGCAGCGGAAGATGTGAAGGGTGTCGTTGTGCGTGTCATCGATATTTTCGATGAACTGCCGAAGGACGCTTACCAGACGACTTTCAATGACTGCATTTTCGAGCGCGCTGACGCGGGGAAGCTGCTGGAGACGGATAAGGAAGTCGTCGCAGTCAACGGCTACTACGGCAAACTGACGCTCAACGACTGCGTGTTCCGCGAGGGCTTCACGACCGGCTACTTCAATTTCGGTGTGGCCGAGAGCTACCTGAAGGACGTCCATTTCGACACGGAAACAGCAGTATCGATGCAGCCACTCAATTGGGCCCGGATCGACAAATTCGTGCTGGATAATGTTTCGTACGG contains these protein-coding regions:
- a CDS encoding leucine-rich repeat domain-containing protein, with the translated sequence MKIRTMLWAFFALILLMGCADTTQSGQDAAKSSQESTIETASKPETESEDATAEADAVLTFADADMELYVRKLIGKEDGDLTVGDADSVDALYLGNKAISSLSGIEHFQNLRILHLNDTQINEISALTGLTQLEYLDISRTKVEDTTALQHLKKLKTLYLNNNHLEDIKGLAGLKQLEVLHLNDTAVSDIGPLTDLTSLQSLKLRNTEVENIGALAGLHQLRFLSLGNTPVNDITALSGLTQLTILELDNTAIRDIEAAEALTQLLTLDLSGTAVSDISALAGPENLLTLDLSGAEISDISALAGHTQLTRLDLNDTKVGDISSLTELTGLTHLEISGAQVADIAALAKLTELVYLDLALNRIASIDSLANLIKIRHLNLAGNQIRDAAPLANLAELWYLDVRNNPINDTAPLAGLTNLGKLHISKAGLNAEEQSMLQSALSGCDISWYEE
- a CDS encoding LCP family protein, which codes for MRSDKRNQKGLKIVVSILAILVIGILGYVYSIYANVKNTMDTAYTPVEVETFRTTNTGTVYDSSDAEGESRADAGVLTPSELLQAGEPVSILLLGVDTGDLGRTEQGRSDSMVVVTINPHTQKTTLLSIPRDTYTEIVGYGTSDKINHAYAFGGTAMSINTVQQMLDIPVDFYVMVNMAGIQEIVDAVGGITVESPLAFNQNGHDFVVGTNQLDGEAALAFARMRYEDPAGDTGRQGRQRLVIEGVIRKLASPETLLNYQSILESLSANMQTSFQLSDFYTLQSQDYLGAVANIAQQQLGGTGGMMNEIYYNFVDETELTRVQNLLQAELELE